One genomic window of Corynebacterium massiliense DSM 45435 includes the following:
- a CDS encoding metal ABC transporter ATP-binding protein yields MIRTRNVSAGYGKRTVLEGVSLDIRPGSFTGLIGANGSGKSTLVKAIVGRIPSTGDIEVDGRLGYMPQQADIDWDFPATLFDVALFGRIAHLPWWRWPGKRDKAAARRALERVGLADLANRPISALSGGQRQRTLLARTLAGDPDVIILDEPFAGVDAASQATIVDVLHELNAAGCTIVLVHHDLAEVAAYCSDVVLLAGGTIMASGPTQETLTDANIATLFSLPPSEKQLAHHPRGGRDD; encoded by the coding sequence ATGATCCGCACCCGCAACGTAAGCGCCGGCTACGGCAAGCGAACAGTGCTGGAGGGTGTCTCCCTCGACATCCGCCCGGGCAGCTTTACCGGGCTCATCGGCGCCAACGGTTCCGGAAAATCGACCCTGGTTAAAGCCATCGTCGGCCGCATCCCCAGCACTGGCGATATCGAGGTGGACGGGCGTTTGGGGTACATGCCCCAGCAGGCCGACATTGACTGGGATTTTCCCGCCACGCTTTTCGATGTCGCCCTCTTCGGCCGCATCGCCCACCTTCCCTGGTGGCGCTGGCCCGGCAAGCGGGACAAGGCCGCGGCCCGGCGCGCCCTGGAGCGGGTCGGGCTCGCCGATCTGGCCAACCGTCCCATCTCCGCCCTGTCCGGTGGACAGCGCCAGCGCACCCTGCTCGCGCGCACGCTGGCCGGCGACCCAGACGTCATCATCCTGGACGAGCCCTTCGCCGGTGTCGATGCCGCCAGCCAGGCCACCATCGTCGACGTCCTCCACGAGCTCAACGCCGCCGGGTGCACCATCGTGCTGGTGCACCACGACCTGGCGGAAGTCGCCGCGTACTGCTCGGACGTGGTGCTGCTCGCCGGCGGCACGATCATGGCCAGCGGGCCAACGCAGGAGACGCTGACGGACGCGAACATCGCCACGCTGTTTTCCCTTCCTCCCTCCGAAAAACAGCTGGCCCACCACCCGCGAGGTGGCCGCGATGATTAG
- a CDS encoding metal ABC transporter substrate-binding protein has protein sequence MRPHLSASRRQNRPGAATALAATAIIGTLGALTACSSGTDTAAGPGDNDHLHIFATTGYLADAAHNLAPEAEITTMVGPGGDPHTYQPSTKDLESMKDADLVLWNGLNLEAQMVDQLESLGDKQLAVGDKVDQKELLPWPDAPDQHDPHIWNSPTLWSQAVDAIGDKLADMDPDDKVAYQDRSADYQQQIADAAADAEKDLSRVDTRVLVTGHDAFNYFGKTFNFTVHATDFVSTEATKSAPEISELADVIAKEKVPVIFKDNQANPQAVTSLKEAVKDRGWDVGVSDAELFADTLGPTPPTDTYLGAFRHNAEAVADGLATK, from the coding sequence ATGCGACCTCATCTCTCCGCTTCCCGCCGCCAGAATCGCCCGGGCGCCGCCACCGCTCTTGCCGCCACCGCCATCATCGGCACGCTAGGCGCGCTGACCGCCTGCTCCTCGGGCACCGACACCGCGGCCGGCCCCGGCGACAACGATCACCTCCACATCTTCGCCACCACCGGCTACCTCGCCGATGCCGCGCACAACCTCGCGCCCGAGGCGGAGATCACCACGATGGTCGGCCCGGGTGGTGACCCGCACACCTACCAGCCGTCCACCAAGGACTTGGAATCCATGAAGGATGCCGACCTGGTGCTGTGGAACGGCCTCAACCTCGAGGCCCAGATGGTGGACCAGCTTGAATCCCTGGGCGACAAGCAGCTCGCCGTGGGCGACAAGGTGGACCAGAAAGAGCTTCTGCCCTGGCCGGACGCGCCGGATCAGCACGACCCCCACATCTGGAACAGCCCCACCCTGTGGTCCCAGGCCGTCGACGCCATTGGGGACAAGCTCGCGGACATGGACCCGGACGACAAGGTGGCCTACCAAGATCGGTCCGCCGACTACCAGCAGCAGATTGCCGATGCCGCCGCGGACGCCGAAAAAGATCTCTCCCGCGTGGATACCCGCGTACTGGTCACCGGCCACGACGCGTTCAACTACTTCGGCAAAACCTTCAACTTCACCGTGCACGCCACCGACTTCGTCTCCACCGAGGCGACCAAGTCCGCCCCGGAGATCTCCGAGCTGGCCGACGTCATAGCCAAGGAAAAGGTGCCGGTCATCTTCAAGGACAACCAGGCCAACCCACAGGCGGTGACCTCCCTGAAGGAGGCGGTCAAGGATCGCGGGTGGGACGTCGGCGTCTCCGACGCCGAGCTCTTCGCCGATACCCTCGGCCCCACCCCGCCGACCGACACCTACTTGGGCGCGTTCCGCCACAACGCCGAAGCCGTCGCAGATGGGCTAGCTACTAAATGA
- a CDS encoding metal-dependent transcriptional regulator — protein sequence MHVDELPERTQDYLKTLWNFEEHHGVDAAMPLGELARSTGQKLPACSEAVKRLHAKKLVSHERYAGARLTETGRSLAAAVARRHRLLESFLVTTLGYTWDEVHVEADQLEHACSDRFIDRLDNFLDHPARDPHGDPIPGADGTAEPLSARKLADVPADETVTMEQVDDADPELLRFLDEHGMRPGTQLTVTAAPAAGLMHVSVDGTASFALAEIAARDIAVH from the coding sequence ATGCACGTTGATGAACTGCCCGAGCGGACGCAGGACTACCTGAAGACGCTGTGGAATTTCGAAGAGCACCACGGCGTGGACGCGGCCATGCCGCTCGGCGAACTTGCCCGGTCAACGGGGCAGAAGCTGCCGGCGTGCTCGGAGGCGGTCAAGCGTCTCCACGCCAAAAAGCTGGTCTCCCATGAGCGGTACGCGGGCGCGCGGCTAACTGAAACGGGGCGCTCGCTCGCCGCCGCGGTGGCCCGCCGCCACCGGTTGCTCGAGTCCTTTCTGGTCACCACCCTCGGCTACACATGGGACGAGGTCCACGTGGAGGCGGACCAGCTCGAGCACGCGTGCAGCGACCGCTTCATCGACAGGCTGGACAACTTCCTCGACCACCCCGCGCGCGACCCGCACGGCGATCCCATCCCGGGCGCCGATGGGACGGCGGAACCGCTGTCCGCGCGCAAGCTTGCCGATGTCCCCGCCGACGAAACCGTCACCATGGAACAGGTTGACGATGCCGACCCAGAGCTGCTGCGCTTCTTGGACGAGCACGGCATGCGACCCGGCACCCAGCTCACCGTGACCGCCGCACCAGCCGCGGGGCTCATGCACGTCAGCGTGGACGGCACGGCGTCCTTCGCACTGGCGGAGATCGCCGCCCGCGACATCGCGGTGCACTAA
- a CDS encoding histidine phosphatase family protein — translation MSTTIVHLVRHGEVHNPEKILYGRIPGYHLSSRGHSQAARTAQSFRGHDVVYLAASPLQRAQETAQPISAATKLNVEVEPRLIESGNRFEGLRTKGWRSQLWNPVRWPLMTNPLQPSWGEPYVDIAKRMLDAVDNARAEAEGHEAILVSHQLPIVTVQRYVRGKRLAHAPWDRQCDLASVTSLVFRDGEISDMHYAEPAHEI, via the coding sequence GTGTCTACCACCATCGTCCACCTCGTTCGCCACGGCGAGGTCCACAACCCGGAAAAGATCCTCTATGGGCGCATCCCGGGCTACCACCTCTCGTCCCGCGGGCACTCGCAGGCGGCGCGCACCGCGCAGTCTTTCCGCGGTCACGACGTGGTCTATCTCGCCGCCTCGCCCCTGCAGCGCGCGCAGGAAACCGCGCAGCCCATCTCGGCGGCGACCAAGCTCAACGTGGAGGTGGAGCCGCGGCTTATCGAGTCGGGCAATCGCTTCGAGGGCCTGCGCACGAAGGGCTGGCGCTCCCAGCTGTGGAACCCGGTGCGCTGGCCGCTGATGACCAACCCGCTGCAGCCGTCGTGGGGTGAGCCGTACGTGGACATCGCCAAGCGCATGCTCGACGCGGTGGATAACGCCCGCGCGGAGGCGGAAGGCCACGAGGCCATCCTGGTCAGCCACCAGCTGCCCATTGTCACCGTGCAGCGCTATGTGCGGGGCAAGCGGCTCGCGCACGCGCCGTGGGATAGGCAGTGTGACTTGGCGTCGGTGACGTCGCTCGTTTTCCGCGACGGCGAGATCAGTGATATGCACTATGCAGAACCGGCACACGAGATTTAG
- a CDS encoding TlpA disulfide reductase family protein — protein sequence MHHFSPSRAAAAAATAALLLPAACLTGCAQEEDNAHNAVASGGTFEFVSPGGQTEIRYDEAERKPLKEFGGESLMDEGKTINLSDFDDQIVVLNSWGQWCAPCRAESDDLQRVQDEMEDRGVGTVLGINVRDFNREISQDFVKDNGVNYPSIYDPPFKTAGALGGVPTSVVPTTIVLDKQHRPAAVFLRGIEDKDIISVIDDLEKEQDA from the coding sequence TTGCACCATTTTTCGCCCTCCCGCGCAGCCGCCGCCGCAGCCACGGCCGCGCTGCTTCTGCCCGCAGCCTGTCTGACCGGCTGCGCACAGGAGGAAGACAACGCCCACAACGCGGTGGCCTCCGGCGGCACCTTCGAGTTCGTCTCCCCGGGCGGACAGACCGAAATCCGCTACGACGAGGCGGAGCGCAAGCCGCTGAAGGAATTCGGCGGCGAATCGCTGATGGACGAGGGGAAGACCATCAACCTCTCCGATTTCGACGACCAGATCGTCGTGCTCAACTCGTGGGGCCAGTGGTGCGCGCCCTGCCGCGCGGAAAGCGACGACCTGCAGCGCGTGCAAGACGAGATGGAAGACCGCGGCGTGGGCACCGTGCTGGGAATCAACGTGCGCGATTTTAACCGTGAGATTTCCCAGGACTTTGTCAAAGACAACGGCGTGAACTACCCGTCCATCTACGATCCGCCGTTCAAGACCGCCGGCGCGCTCGGCGGCGTGCCCACCTCGGTGGTGCCCACCACCATCGTGCTGGACAAGCAGCACCGCCCGGCCGCGGTCTTTTTGCGCGGCATCGAGGACAAGGACATCATCTCCGTCATCGATGACCTGGAAAAGGAACAGGACGCGTAG
- a CDS encoding cytochrome c biogenesis CcdA family protein — translation MTGSDTGLGAALADAAAAGPLIFGLLAAALAGLVSFASPCVIPLVPGYISYLAGVVGGEVTFDETGARVGKKRQWAVVAAAALFILGFTAVFVLATVSVFGAISALNANAQVLMRIGGAVTILMGIVFMGWVPALQRDTRMAPKRWTTWLGALLLGGVFALGWTPCLGPTLAAIVSVAAGTEGTTAARGTLLIIAYCLGLGLPFLLVAFGSARAMRTVDWLRKHSRTVQVIGGIAMILVGLALVTGLWGAFIDWIRQWTYEFGTTLI, via the coding sequence ATGACAGGTTCTGACACCGGGCTAGGCGCCGCGCTTGCCGATGCCGCCGCGGCCGGCCCCCTCATCTTCGGCCTGCTGGCTGCCGCCCTGGCCGGCCTGGTCTCGTTTGCCTCCCCGTGCGTTATCCCGCTCGTGCCGGGGTACATCTCGTACCTGGCTGGCGTGGTCGGCGGGGAAGTCACCTTTGATGAGACCGGCGCGCGCGTGGGCAAAAAGCGCCAGTGGGCCGTGGTGGCCGCCGCCGCGCTGTTCATCCTCGGGTTCACCGCCGTGTTCGTGCTGGCGACGGTCTCCGTGTTCGGCGCGATCTCTGCGCTCAACGCGAATGCGCAAGTTCTCATGCGCATCGGTGGCGCGGTGACCATCCTCATGGGCATCGTGTTCATGGGCTGGGTGCCCGCCCTGCAGCGCGATACCCGCATGGCGCCGAAGCGGTGGACCACCTGGCTCGGCGCGCTGCTGTTGGGCGGCGTCTTCGCCCTGGGCTGGACGCCGTGTTTGGGGCCGACCCTGGCCGCGATCGTCTCGGTCGCCGCCGGCACGGAGGGCACCACCGCCGCGCGTGGAACCCTGCTCATCATCGCCTACTGCCTGGGGCTCGGCCTGCCGTTCTTGCTCGTTGCCTTCGGCTCCGCCCGCGCGATGCGCACAGTGGACTGGCTGCGCAAGCACTCCCGTACGGTGCAGGTGATAGGCGGCATCGCGATGATCCTGGTGGGCCTGGCTCTGGTCACCGGGCTGTGGGGCGCGTTCATCGACTGGATCCGCCAGTGGACGTACGAATTCGGTACCACGCTCATCTAG
- a CDS encoding cytochrome c biogenesis protein ResB gives MRTALVLLFLLALGAIPGALLPQRDLNEQNVNEFIASHGRVAEIYDKLDLFDVFSSGWFIAIFTLLTISLIGCIIPRTWEHYKAWKTPPVRPPRYLQRMPMHAVGDTERDFDDIATRVRGQFTKWRVREFDAEEDRAGQYSFAAERGYTRELGNLVFHIGLVLILLTAAVGQLLFYEGQVIVVTGSGKYAEGEAPAQQSEFCNTSTSNFDSFRAGNLVDGTKMHPFCMKAHDFAADYLPNGQAEMFTSHVSYAEGDDIYTDESDWKDYTLRVNHPLRLAKNSVFLQGHGFAPTVTIEWPDGEKRTQTMQFRPDDQVNFLSSGVMRFDPPAGMYPDLQKRRENQIALQGLFAPTAEWAGENGALLQSKYPAMTDPALAIDIYRGDAGLDTGSSQSLFSLDESLVQSGVLQKIDRVNMQLGETVTLDDGTRVTFDGANEYANYQVSHNPMKLAVLLSALLTLGGLIVSLAIKRRRVWVRLTPLEGGGTHVEMAGLSRTDRAGWGEEFERMHRELLELPDPDEVEEDRIWVDEND, from the coding sequence ATGCGCACCGCCCTCGTGCTTCTCTTCCTGCTCGCCCTCGGAGCCATCCCGGGCGCGCTGTTGCCCCAGCGTGACTTAAACGAGCAGAACGTCAACGAGTTCATCGCATCCCACGGCCGGGTGGCCGAGATCTACGACAAACTCGATCTCTTCGACGTGTTCTCGTCCGGATGGTTCATCGCCATCTTCACCCTGCTGACCATCTCGCTTATCGGCTGCATCATCCCGCGCACGTGGGAGCACTACAAGGCGTGGAAGACGCCGCCGGTGCGCCCGCCGCGCTACCTACAGCGCATGCCGATGCACGCCGTGGGCGATACGGAGCGGGACTTCGACGACATCGCCACGCGCGTGCGCGGACAGTTCACCAAGTGGCGCGTGCGGGAGTTCGACGCCGAGGAGGACCGCGCGGGCCAGTACTCGTTCGCCGCCGAGCGTGGCTATACCCGCGAGCTGGGTAACCTCGTCTTCCACATCGGCCTGGTGCTCATCCTGCTCACCGCAGCCGTAGGCCAGCTGCTGTTCTACGAAGGCCAGGTCATCGTGGTTACCGGCTCCGGCAAGTACGCGGAGGGCGAGGCACCTGCGCAGCAGTCCGAGTTCTGCAACACCTCCACGTCGAACTTCGACTCCTTCCGCGCCGGCAACTTGGTCGACGGCACGAAGATGCACCCGTTTTGCATGAAGGCGCACGATTTCGCCGCCGACTACCTGCCCAACGGGCAGGCGGAGATGTTCACCTCCCACGTCTCCTACGCCGAGGGCGACGACATCTACACCGACGAGTCCGACTGGAAGGACTACACCCTGCGGGTCAACCACCCGCTACGCCTGGCCAAAAACAGCGTGTTCCTGCAGGGCCACGGCTTCGCCCCGACGGTGACCATCGAGTGGCCGGATGGGGAAAAGCGCACCCAGACCATGCAGTTCCGCCCGGATGATCAGGTCAACTTCCTGTCCTCCGGCGTCATGCGCTTCGACCCACCCGCCGGCATGTACCCGGATCTGCAGAAGCGACGCGAAAACCAGATCGCGCTGCAGGGGCTTTTCGCCCCGACCGCGGAGTGGGCCGGGGAAAACGGCGCGCTGCTGCAGTCGAAGTACCCGGCGATGACCGACCCGGCGCTCGCCATCGATATCTACCGCGGTGACGCCGGCCTGGACACCGGGTCCTCGCAGTCCCTGTTCAGCCTGGATGAGTCCCTGGTGCAAAGTGGCGTGCTGCAAAAGATCGATCGCGTCAACATGCAGCTGGGGGAGACGGTCACGCTGGACGATGGCACCCGCGTCACCTTCGACGGCGCCAACGAGTACGCGAACTACCAGGTCTCGCACAACCCGATGAAGCTCGCGGTCCTTTTGTCCGCGCTGCTCACCTTGGGCGGTCTCATCGTCTCGCTGGCCATCAAGCGCCGGCGCGTGTGGGTGCGCCTGACTCCGCTGGAAGGCGGCGGCACCCACGTGGAAATGGCGGGCCTGTCGCGCACCGACCGCGCCGGCTGGGGCGAGGAGTTCGAGCGCATGCACCGTGAGCTCCTCGAGCTGCCCGACCCGGACGAGGTGGAAGAAGACCGCATCTGGGTCGACGAGAACGACTAG
- the ccsB gene encoding c-type cytochrome biogenesis protein CcsB: MPVNQNLSHFSDLSFRTAFIIYALALILSLVYYGRMHSVVQAHRDLAEEGRPDKAGRAGSASPYGANSPDGAGVGPDAQAEEDKIATLERRADKFGGMTQSLIWLALVLHFLAIVLRGCATHRFPLGNLYEYMLGITFFALVIASVALQRKERRTLWPWILTPILALMFYGATELYAESAPVVPALQSYWVPVHVTVVSLGGSLGLISGMFSILTLLRRWQPKGHEHGFMGVVMSVMPTAKKLDQIAYRIGVIALPTLGLGIIFGAIWAESAWNRFWGWDPKETMSFVTWILYAAYLHARQTPAFRKAAPWINVLATAAMIFNLFFINLVVSGLHSYAGLN; this comes from the coding sequence ATGCCTGTTAACCAGAATCTTTCCCACTTCTCCGACCTGTCCTTCCGGACGGCGTTTATCATCTACGCCCTCGCGCTCATCCTGTCGCTGGTCTACTACGGCCGGATGCACAGCGTGGTGCAGGCCCACCGCGATCTCGCCGAAGAGGGCCGTCCAGACAAGGCAGGCCGTGCCGGCTCCGCGAGCCCATATGGGGCAAACAGCCCGGATGGAGCTGGCGTGGGGCCGGACGCGCAGGCCGAGGAAGACAAGATCGCCACCCTCGAACGCCGCGCCGACAAGTTCGGCGGGATGACGCAGTCGCTCATCTGGCTCGCGCTGGTCTTGCACTTTTTAGCCATCGTCTTGCGCGGGTGTGCCACGCACCGCTTCCCGCTGGGCAACCTCTACGAGTACATGCTGGGGATCACCTTCTTCGCGCTGGTTATCGCCTCGGTGGCCCTGCAGCGCAAGGAGCGCCGCACCCTGTGGCCGTGGATCCTGACCCCAATTCTGGCGCTGATGTTCTACGGCGCCACGGAGCTATATGCCGAGTCCGCCCCGGTGGTCCCAGCGCTGCAGTCCTACTGGGTGCCGGTCCACGTCACGGTGGTCTCCCTCGGCGGTTCGCTGGGACTCATTTCTGGCATGTTCTCCATCCTCACGCTGCTGCGCCGCTGGCAGCCGAAAGGCCACGAGCATGGCTTTATGGGCGTGGTGATGAGCGTGATGCCCACGGCGAAAAAGCTCGACCAGATCGCCTACCGCATTGGCGTTATCGCCCTGCCCACGCTCGGCCTGGGCATCATCTTCGGCGCAATCTGGGCCGAGTCCGCCTGGAACCGCTTCTGGGGCTGGGACCCGAAGGAGACGATGTCCTTCGTCACCTGGATTCTTTACGCGGCGTACCTGCACGCGCGTCAGACGCCGGCCTTCCGGAAGGCCGCGCCGTGGATCAACGTCTTGGCCACCGCCGCGATGATCTTCAACCTTTTCTTCATCAACCTGGTTGTTTCCGGCCTGCACTCCTACGCCGGTCTCAACTAG
- a CDS encoding helix-turn-helix domain-containing protein — protein MSETNRTRNKPGKPAGDNEALVALGGQLAERRRQQGILQQALADAAGVSRSTLHTIEHGGTGVRWEKVAAVADALGLRMTFTEN, from the coding sequence ATGTCGGAGACCAATCGCACCCGGAACAAACCAGGTAAACCCGCCGGCGACAACGAGGCGCTCGTCGCCCTCGGCGGCCAGCTCGCCGAGCGCCGCCGCCAGCAGGGCATTCTCCAGCAGGCGCTTGCCGATGCCGCCGGTGTCTCCCGCTCCACCCTCCACACCATCGAACACGGTGGCACCGGGGTGCGGTGGGAGAAAGTAGCGGCGGTCGCTGACGCGCTGGGCTTGCGGATGACCTTTACCGAGAACTAG
- a CDS encoding DUF4229 domain-containing protein encodes MSESESITGSTTPEPGSAPEPESAPQPDPELRRKSRIAMVKYGLARIALFLVLTAVIEGLALLIGAHVPVLVAAMLALFVALPLSMLVFTKWRVEATESLAEYSRQRKERKEWIQRELAGR; translated from the coding sequence GTGTCTGAGTCAGAGTCAATCACCGGATCCACCACGCCGGAGCCGGGTTCGGCGCCGGAGCCAGAGTCGGCACCGCAGCCGGATCCGGAGCTGCGCCGCAAGTCGCGCATCGCCATGGTGAAGTACGGGCTTGCCCGCATCGCGTTGTTCTTGGTGCTGACAGCGGTTATTGAGGGCCTCGCGCTGCTCATTGGGGCCCACGTCCCGGTGCTTGTTGCCGCGATGCTCGCGTTGTTCGTGGCGCTCCCGCTGTCCATGCTCGTCTTCACCAAGTGGCGCGTGGAAGCCACCGAGTCACTCGCGGAGTACTCGCGCCAGCGCAAGGAACGCAAGGAGTGGATCCAGCGCGAGCTGGCGGGCCGCTAA
- a CDS encoding 1,4-dihydroxy-2-naphthoate polyprenyltransferase, whose amino-acid sequence MSNARPNYSATAHDWLEGARPHTWANAFAPVLAGTAAAAASTTGGAHLGRAFLALIVSWALIIGVNYANDYSDGVRGTDEDRTGPQRLTGGGLAAPKDVKRAAFISFGVAAVAGIILSLAAGAWWFILLGALCIAGAWFYTGGPKPYGYMGLGEVAVFIFFGLIAVLGTQYTQSHEVTWLGLWLAIGIGAMSAAVNLANNIRDIPSDAQTGKTTLAVRLGDAHSRQLFTALLVAPFILTIFAAFTAWPALFALVYAPFAVGAVRIVNRGAQGKELIPVLARTGRAMLIWAVVMLAALTFFDQLYWVA is encoded by the coding sequence ATGTCCAACGCTCGGCCAAACTATTCCGCAACAGCCCACGACTGGTTGGAAGGCGCCCGCCCGCACACGTGGGCTAACGCCTTCGCGCCCGTCCTCGCAGGTACCGCCGCTGCTGCCGCATCGACGACCGGCGGCGCGCACTTGGGGCGGGCCTTTTTGGCGCTCATCGTCTCGTGGGCGCTCATCATCGGCGTCAACTACGCCAACGACTACTCCGACGGCGTCCGCGGCACCGACGAAGATCGCACCGGCCCGCAACGGCTCACCGGCGGCGGACTGGCCGCGCCGAAGGACGTCAAGCGCGCGGCGTTCATCTCCTTTGGGGTCGCGGCCGTGGCCGGCATCATCCTGTCGCTTGCCGCGGGCGCGTGGTGGTTCATCCTCTTAGGAGCGCTGTGCATCGCCGGGGCCTGGTTCTACACCGGCGGCCCGAAGCCCTACGGCTACATGGGTCTGGGTGAGGTCGCCGTCTTCATCTTCTTCGGGCTCATCGCCGTGCTGGGCACCCAATACACCCAGTCCCACGAGGTGACCTGGCTTGGCCTGTGGCTCGCCATCGGCATCGGCGCGATGAGCGCCGCGGTGAACCTGGCTAACAACATCCGGGACATCCCCTCCGACGCCCAGACCGGGAAGACGACCTTGGCCGTGCGGCTTGGCGATGCCCACTCCCGCCAGCTGTTCACCGCCCTTTTGGTGGCACCGTTCATCCTCACCATCTTTGCGGCCTTCACCGCGTGGCCCGCGCTGTTCGCGCTGGTGTACGCGCCCTTTGCGGTGGGCGCGGTGCGCATTGTCAACCGCGGCGCGCAGGGTAAGGAACTCATTCCGGTCCTCGCGCGCACCGGCCGCGCCATGCTCATCTGGGCGGTCGTGATGCTTGCCGCCCTCACCTTCTTCGACCAGCTGTACTGGGTGGCGTAG
- a CDS encoding SRPBCC family protein, with translation MTETTTTATRTIDAAANDIFDILSNPDRHQETDGSGMVRSADKGERLQKVGDTFTMNMHNDDGDYQTVNEVYAFEEGRVIGWKNVRNITTDVEVGAKWLYELSPEDEGHTKVTLTYDRSDIESDKVRALSENFDEKFLENSLSDLAEALA, from the coding sequence ATGACTGAGACGACGACTACTGCAACCCGCACGATCGACGCAGCCGCAAACGACATCTTCGACATCCTGTCCAACCCGGACCGCCACCAGGAGACCGACGGATCCGGCATGGTGCGCAGCGCCGACAAGGGCGAGCGCCTGCAGAAGGTGGGCGACACCTTCACCATGAACATGCACAACGACGACGGCGACTACCAGACCGTCAACGAGGTCTACGCCTTCGAGGAAGGCCGCGTCATCGGCTGGAAGAACGTCCGCAACATCACCACCGACGTCGAGGTCGGCGCGAAGTGGCTCTACGAGCTCTCCCCGGAGGACGAGGGCCACACCAAGGTCACCCTGACCTACGACCGCAGCGACATTGAGAGCGACAAGGTGCGCGCGCTGTCCGAGAACTTCGACGAGAAGTTCCTGGAAAACTCCCTGTCCGACCTGGCTGAAGCGCTCGCCTAA
- a CDS encoding aldo/keto reductase, whose product MDTRTFTAGRTPLTVSQVGLGCTSMTPHSYPDSPRRAEMVEVLRGAVDAGIDFFDTSEIQGPYTGEQLLGDALPTSDVTILTKFGWDIDASGTPTGKVNSRPEVIRRSAEGSLRRLGRDHLDIYMQHRVDPEVPIEEVAGAVGELIDAGKVTHFGLSEASPELIRRAHAECPVTVIEHEYSLWSREPEEELLPLTRELGIGFAAYSPLGKGFLAGSAQPNDDSSSPRLHAENFAANKALGDAVKDFAAAREVTPAQLALGWILARSENIVPIPGSTNLERIRSNAEARPLDEETVAELDRVIAQHRVHGNRYTDKHLSYIPG is encoded by the coding sequence ATGGATACTCGCACTTTCACCGCCGGTCGCACCCCGCTCACTGTGTCCCAGGTGGGGCTCGGCTGCACGTCGATGACCCCGCATTCCTATCCGGATTCGCCGCGTCGCGCGGAGATGGTTGAGGTGCTGCGCGGCGCGGTCGACGCGGGCATCGACTTCTTCGACACCTCCGAGATCCAGGGGCCGTACACCGGGGAGCAGTTGCTTGGCGATGCCCTGCCCACCTCCGACGTCACCATCCTCACCAAGTTCGGGTGGGACATTGACGCCTCCGGTACGCCGACGGGGAAGGTCAACTCCCGCCCGGAGGTCATCCGCCGCAGCGCGGAGGGTTCGCTGCGCCGCCTCGGCCGCGACCACCTGGATATCTACATGCAGCACCGCGTCGACCCGGAGGTCCCCATCGAGGAGGTGGCGGGCGCGGTCGGCGAGCTTATCGATGCCGGCAAGGTCACCCACTTCGGCCTGTCCGAGGCTTCCCCGGAGCTTATCCGCCGCGCCCACGCAGAGTGTCCGGTCACCGTCATCGAGCACGAGTACTCCCTGTGGTCCCGGGAGCCGGAGGAGGAACTGCTGCCGCTCACGCGCGAGCTGGGGATCGGTTTTGCGGCCTACTCGCCACTGGGTAAGGGCTTTCTGGCGGGCAGCGCGCAGCCCAACGACGACTCCTCGTCGCCGCGCCTGCATGCGGAAAACTTTGCGGCCAACAAAGCACTCGGCGACGCGGTGAAAGATTTCGCCGCCGCCCGCGAGGTGACCCCCGCCCAGCTGGCACTCGGGTGGATCCTTGCGCGCAGCGAGAACATCGTGCCCATCCCGGGCTCAACCAACCTGGAGCGCATCCGCTCCAACGCAGAGGCGCGTCCCCTCGACGAAGAGACCGTCGCTGAGCTTGACCGCGTTATCGCCCAGCACCGCGTCCACGGCAACCGCTACACAGACAAGCACTTGTCCTATATCCCGGGGTAA